From a region of the Teredinibacter turnerae genome:
- a CDS encoding glycosyl hydrolase, translating into MRKPLIAAIASLSLAAPITYAQQLVWSDEFDNNTLDTSTWTFTTGGSGNGNGELQYYTASQKNIFQQDGNLVIQALREEKEGKQFSSSRIHTNGRFSFTYGTLVARIQLPDLAEGLWPAFWTLGDNIGVDGWPKSGEFDILEAGFATARAEGRTNRSVSSAAHWWHESGDWSDWLQADASNEVQIPTPLQEFHLYKMDWTPSTLTFSVDDTVVFNMDIDDPNMSEFHLPQHILLNLAVGGFNFVDITDPAQITAPFPAQMRVDYVRLYDNGYTVVDQKESCNGVFGVMTELTTTDCDYDWGDLANIYLWNNMAAVATQPSEGSSALAYEIQPGDWWGMGLLHRDYNLAHFSHGHLHFDMKTASNTDISINMESSAAAGGSVVLTAGGDEYGLVRDGEWHHVAIPLSKFGGVDWSTVKTLFSMSGPAPQSLMTLAVDNIYLTPDVTLDMPEYGNYGLYTETPDHQSAGNFGFGVTGDLFIWEETLEIQPGNVAEGNGSLHVSSTGKGWFGLGLTAREAVNLTAFDNGNAALHFKMKTTDTTPFSIGIKSGNVDVIGQTWIDFKPGADPYGFARDGQWHELVIPMSDLVADLNLYDVRQVFQLLGTGEISSLAIDDIYLSGGEAGSAIPGVPEVNREPLAAIKPSVLGGEKGVTIDFDGSKSLDLNGDPLTYAWNFGDGETASGAQVSHTFDEEGSYKVSLTVSDGSLSATTAAYILVDNDFGQQRSWKRGLGYGNHSQEDLAAIAQGVTWWYNWSIKPDVMVADVSQDYGMEFVPMTWNGNFDDQALRDYIDAHPEVKYLLAFNEPNFIDQANMTPSEAAAQWPRLEAIADAYDLKIVSVAMNYCGNCNEENGVTFYDPIDYLDRFFEVCSDCRVDAISIHAYMPDAGAVEWYIDRFNKYGRPIWLTEFSAWEDSTTLADQKHFLTQIVDSMETMDHLERYAWFVGRRQGHPYNGLFDWRQSGVLSELGNVYVQMPVHNDSVVHTLPGLIEAETYNSAAGIRVELTEDTTGFLNISAVESGDNLQYRTTGDAGSYRIEARVASVTGGRLLLQVGGTTVGELDIPATGGLQSWQTVDTTVSLPGGSQMLNLVATAAININWLNTEVDDLVEPTPTPTPTPTPTPGDALPCSAYASSVEGAYSADAVCDGNGQTRWSSAFSDTEWIVVDLGAETAINKIELVWEAAFGKTYALQVSSDGNNWQTIVSEMEGNGGTDTFAVSASGRYVRMLGSERGTPWGYSLWAFDVYGETGVVPGDLAEGKSVTASSEQDGYWLATYAVDGDSGTRWSSAWTDSEWITIDLGSSFTVSRVALEWEAAFASGYDIRVSTDGSQWNTVSEIRNADGGRDEIEFAATQARYVQMRGVTRATAYGYSLFSFEVYN; encoded by the coding sequence ATGAGAAAACCCCTGATCGCGGCAATTGCGAGTCTTTCGCTTGCTGCGCCAATAACTTACGCCCAGCAGTTAGTCTGGTCGGATGAATTCGATAATAATACTCTGGATACCAGTACCTGGACATTCACTACCGGCGGTAGTGGTAACGGTAATGGTGAGTTACAGTATTATACGGCTTCCCAAAAAAATATTTTTCAGCAAGATGGCAACCTGGTCATTCAGGCACTGCGGGAAGAAAAGGAAGGCAAGCAGTTCAGCTCTTCGCGCATTCATACCAACGGTCGTTTTAGTTTTACTTACGGTACGTTGGTTGCGCGTATTCAGCTGCCGGATCTAGCCGAAGGCCTTTGGCCCGCATTCTGGACACTAGGCGATAATATCGGCGTTGACGGTTGGCCCAAATCCGGTGAGTTCGATATTCTCGAAGCCGGTTTTGCAACGGCGCGCGCTGAAGGTCGTACCAATCGCAGTGTATCTTCAGCCGCGCACTGGTGGCACGAATCTGGTGACTGGAGTGACTGGCTCCAGGCGGATGCCAGCAACGAAGTACAGATCCCCACGCCTTTGCAAGAATTTCATCTCTACAAGATGGATTGGACTCCTAGTACGTTAACCTTTAGTGTCGATGACACCGTCGTATTCAACATGGATATCGACGATCCGAATATGTCTGAATTTCACTTGCCGCAACATATTCTGTTGAACCTTGCGGTCGGTGGTTTCAATTTCGTGGATATTACCGACCCCGCACAAATAACCGCCCCGTTTCCTGCGCAAATGCGCGTTGACTACGTGCGCCTTTACGATAATGGCTACACGGTTGTCGACCAAAAGGAATCGTGCAACGGCGTATTCGGTGTAATGACCGAACTGACCACTACTGATTGTGATTACGACTGGGGTGATCTCGCCAATATTTATTTGTGGAACAATATGGCGGCGGTGGCTACCCAGCCTTCGGAGGGGAGTTCCGCTCTTGCCTACGAAATACAGCCAGGCGATTGGTGGGGTATGGGACTGCTGCACAGAGATTACAACCTTGCGCATTTTAGTCACGGCCATTTACATTTCGATATGAAAACGGCTTCCAACACAGATATTTCCATCAATATGGAATCATCTGCAGCGGCGGGCGGCTCGGTAGTTTTAACCGCGGGCGGCGACGAATACGGCTTGGTGCGCGACGGCGAATGGCACCATGTGGCCATTCCGCTGAGTAAATTTGGCGGGGTGGACTGGAGCACAGTAAAAACCCTCTTCAGTATGTCTGGTCCAGCGCCGCAATCACTGATGACGCTTGCAGTGGATAATATTTATTTAACGCCTGATGTCACCTTGGACATGCCGGAGTACGGTAACTACGGTTTGTACACGGAGACACCGGATCACCAGAGCGCGGGCAATTTTGGCTTTGGCGTTACTGGCGATTTATTTATCTGGGAAGAAACCCTGGAAATACAGCCTGGCAATGTCGCTGAAGGCAATGGTTCGCTGCATGTTTCTTCGACAGGCAAAGGCTGGTTTGGTCTCGGGCTGACTGCGCGTGAAGCCGTAAATTTAACGGCCTTCGACAATGGCAATGCGGCACTGCATTTTAAAATGAAAACCACAGACACTACGCCGTTTTCTATTGGTATTAAGAGCGGAAATGTGGATGTGATCGGGCAAACCTGGATCGATTTTAAACCCGGTGCTGATCCTTATGGTTTTGCTCGTGATGGTCAGTGGCACGAATTAGTTATACCAATGAGCGATCTTGTTGCGGATTTAAACCTATACGACGTGCGACAGGTATTCCAGCTGTTGGGTACTGGAGAAATCAGCAGCCTGGCAATTGACGACATTTACCTGTCTGGCGGCGAAGCAGGCAGTGCGATTCCCGGCGTGCCGGAAGTTAATCGCGAGCCCCTGGCGGCCATTAAACCGTCGGTGCTCGGGGGTGAAAAAGGCGTAACTATTGATTTCGACGGCAGTAAGTCGCTGGATTTAAATGGTGATCCATTGACCTATGCCTGGAATTTCGGCGATGGCGAAACGGCCAGCGGTGCACAGGTCAGTCACACCTTTGACGAAGAAGGCAGTTATAAAGTCAGCCTGACCGTGAGCGATGGTTCGCTCTCTGCCACGACGGCAGCCTACATTCTGGTAGACAATGATTTTGGCCAGCAGCGCAGTTGGAAGCGCGGTCTGGGTTATGGCAACCACTCGCAGGAGGATTTGGCGGCGATTGCGCAGGGGGTCACCTGGTGGTACAACTGGTCGATTAAACCGGATGTCATGGTAGCCGATGTCTCTCAGGATTACGGCATGGAATTCGTGCCGATGACCTGGAATGGCAATTTCGACGATCAGGCGCTGCGCGACTACATCGACGCCCACCCCGAAGTGAAGTACCTGCTCGCGTTCAACGAGCCTAACTTTATTGATCAGGCCAATATGACGCCTTCGGAAGCCGCTGCACAGTGGCCACGACTGGAAGCCATTGCTGATGCATACGACTTAAAAATTGTCAGCGTGGCGATGAATTACTGTGGCAACTGTAACGAAGAAAATGGCGTAACCTTCTATGACCCGATCGATTATCTCGACCGCTTTTTCGAGGTGTGTTCAGATTGTCGTGTCGATGCCATTTCGATTCACGCTTATATGCCGGATGCCGGCGCAGTCGAATGGTATATCGACAGGTTCAACAAATATGGTCGGCCCATTTGGCTCACCGAGTTTTCTGCCTGGGAAGACAGTACGACCCTGGCTGATCAAAAACATTTCCTGACGCAAATCGTCGATTCGATGGAAACCATGGATCACCTGGAGCGCTACGCCTGGTTTGTGGGCCGCCGTCAGGGTCACCCGTACAACGGTTTATTCGACTGGCGCCAGTCTGGCGTACTGAGCGAACTGGGTAATGTGTATGTGCAAATGCCAGTACACAATGATTCAGTCGTGCATACCCTTCCCGGTTTAATTGAAGCGGAAACCTATAATAGCGCTGCGGGTATACGCGTGGAATTAACGGAAGACACCACGGGATTCCTGAATATCTCTGCTGTGGAAAGTGGGGATAATCTGCAATACCGCACTACTGGCGACGCGGGCAGCTACCGCATAGAAGCACGGGTAGCGAGCGTCACGGGTGGTCGGCTGTTGTTGCAAGTGGGCGGTACGACGGTTGGCGAGCTGGATATACCTGCTACCGGCGGTTTACAAAGCTGGCAAACGGTAGACACCACGGTATCGCTGCCGGGCGGCAGCCAAATGTTAAATCTGGTCGCGACTGCCGCGATTAATATTAACTGGTTAAATACCGAGGTGGACGATCTCGTTGAACCTACGCCGACACCCACACCAACTCCAACTCCCACACCGGGCGATGCGTTGCCTTGCAGTGCTTATGCCTCCTCTGTAGAGGGTGCTTACAGTGCCGATGCGGTGTGTGATGGTAACGGACAAACCCGTTGGAGCAGTGCTTTTAGTGATACCGAATGGATTGTTGTGGACCTGGGAGCCGAAACCGCGATCAATAAAATCGAGTTAGTCTGGGAGGCGGCATTTGGTAAAACCTACGCGCTGCAGGTTTCCAGCGATGGTAACAACTGGCAGACCATCGTCTCGGAAATGGAAGGTAATGGCGGTACCGATACCTTTGCGGTATCGGCAAGCGGTCGTTATGTGCGTATGCTCGGCTCCGAGCGTGGAACCCCATGGGGCTACTCGCTATGGGCGTTTGATGTGTACGGCGAAACTGGTGTTGTGCCGGGTGATTTGGCCGAAGGTAAATCGGTAACGGCATCCAGCGAGCAGGACGGCTATTGGCTGGCGACATACGCGGTGGACGGCGATTCCGGCACACGCTGGTCCAGCGCCTGGACCGACAGTGAGTGGATTACCATTGATTTAGGTAGTAGCTTCACGGTTTCACGAGTGGCGTTGGAATGGGAAGCGGCTTTCGCTAGCGGTTACGATATTCGCGTTTCCACAGATGGTAGCCAGTGGAATACGGTAAGTGAAATTCGCAATGCCGATGGCGGCCGCGACGAAATTGAATTTGCTGCGACACAAGCGCGTTACGTACAAATGCGAGGTGTTACTCGCGCAACAGCCTACGGCTATTCGCTGTTTAGCTTCGAGGTTTACAACTAA
- a CDS encoding DUF1206 domain-containing protein codes for MHYTETKENFKVWARTGYASRGLIYVIVGTLAVFAAVGSGGEVTDSKGALQKIMEQPFGYFLIILLSIGLCGYSVWRFIQAVKDTDDHGTDAKGLAIRGGLLVSCLVHLFLAYWAMSAVFGSQQDSGGVEQSGWLDSTIGQIGLAIVGACVFGAGIAHIVKGWTAKFERHMDIPDTRSVAKILCQFGLIARGVVWCILGSLLLHSALIAHQGEISGMADALHTIQESDYGTGLFSVIAFGLVAFGVYGFLEAGYRRINA; via the coding sequence ATGCATTACACCGAGACAAAGGAAAACTTTAAAGTTTGGGCGCGAACAGGCTACGCATCGCGCGGCCTTATTTACGTTATCGTCGGAACGCTTGCGGTATTTGCTGCCGTGGGTAGCGGTGGTGAAGTTACCGATAGTAAAGGCGCCTTACAAAAAATCATGGAGCAGCCGTTTGGCTATTTTCTTATTATTTTGCTGAGTATTGGTTTATGCGGTTATTCCGTATGGCGATTTATTCAGGCGGTGAAAGATACGGACGACCACGGCACAGACGCAAAAGGTCTCGCCATACGCGGCGGCCTGCTGGTGAGCTGCCTGGTACATCTGTTCCTTGCCTACTGGGCAATGTCCGCCGTTTTTGGCTCGCAGCAAGACTCAGGCGGCGTAGAGCAAAGCGGTTGGTTGGACTCGACCATCGGTCAGATCGGGCTCGCCATTGTTGGCGCATGCGTATTTGGTGCTGGAATAGCTCACATTGTGAAAGGCTGGACCGCAAAATTTGAACGCCATATGGATATACCCGATACCCGCTCTGTAGCAAAAATTCTATGTCAGTTCGGATTGATCGCTCGCGGTGTGGTGTGGTGCATTCTTGGCTCTCTCTTACTTCATTCAGCGCTAATCGCTCACCAAGGCGAGATTTCCGGCATGGCAGACGCGCTACACACTATTCAGGAAAGCGACTATGGCACAGGACTGTTCTCAGTTATTGCCTTCGGGCTGGTCGCTTTCGGTGTTTATGGCTTTCTCGAGGCAGGCTACCGCCGCATTAATGCGTAG
- a CDS encoding DUF4398 domain-containing protein has protein sequence MNMRTLVLFFLAGCLIAVAGCTSQGTAPNSLMSEAQADIRTAEEMGADQLAPVALADAKQHLKDARIAMADEKFTKARYDLEKSMADSQFAIAKTNATRSNKAEEQLQESLNTLEQEL, from the coding sequence ATGAATATGAGGACGTTAGTTTTATTTTTTCTCGCCGGCTGTCTTATAGCCGTTGCGGGCTGTACCTCGCAGGGCACAGCCCCCAACAGCTTGATGAGTGAAGCCCAGGCGGATATCCGAACGGCTGAAGAAATGGGCGCAGATCAACTGGCACCCGTTGCATTAGCAGACGCAAAACAACACCTGAAAGACGCAAGGATTGCAATGGCGGACGAAAAATTTACAAAAGCCCGCTACGACCTGGAGAAGTCAATGGCCGATTCGCAATTCGCCATTGCCAAAACCAATGCGACGCGTTCAAACAAAGCTGAGGAGCAGTTGCAGGAAAGTTTGAACACGCTTGAGCAGGAACTATAA
- a CDS encoding OmpA family protein, producing the protein MKYAMKKMTLATASASMILLAGCATTHEPSNELTELQTRYNSVVSSQNLEEYAPVAFDEAGKSIARLETLENDDADDYELEHQQYLAERKLDTAIELAKHNRSQEYIDDADVRRKDLMLQARERDLTQAEREAAFMKSRAEAAEQRAEMAVARANSMEEKASQMASKLESVTTKLDKRGLVITMGDILFATDESEVKPGAVRTLEKVSDLLAEYPDREILVEGFTDSTGAADYNKNLSERRAEAVVEQLVDNGLAEDRLSAKGYGEEYPVASNDTAAGRQQNRRVELVVANKADEAVDDRVAQR; encoded by the coding sequence ATGAAATACGCAATGAAGAAAATGACATTGGCAACAGCAAGTGCATCGATGATCCTTTTGGCCGGTTGCGCAACCACCCATGAGCCCAGTAATGAATTAACCGAACTGCAAACCCGTTATAACTCTGTAGTATCCAGCCAGAACCTGGAAGAGTACGCGCCAGTGGCGTTTGACGAAGCGGGTAAATCGATTGCGCGTTTGGAAACGCTCGAGAACGATGACGCCGACGATTACGAGTTGGAGCATCAGCAGTACCTCGCAGAGCGAAAGCTCGATACCGCTATTGAACTGGCAAAACACAACCGCAGTCAGGAATATATCGACGATGCCGATGTGCGCCGCAAAGATCTGATGCTACAGGCGCGCGAACGCGACTTGACGCAGGCAGAGCGTGAAGCCGCCTTTATGAAATCTCGTGCGGAAGCGGCGGAGCAGCGCGCGGAGATGGCCGTGGCGCGTGCAAACTCGATGGAAGAAAAAGCATCGCAAATGGCGAGCAAATTGGAGTCGGTGACGACTAAACTCGACAAGCGTGGTCTGGTTATCACCATGGGTGATATTTTATTTGCGACCGATGAATCCGAAGTGAAGCCCGGTGCAGTGCGCACGCTGGAAAAAGTGAGTGATTTACTGGCAGAGTATCCGGACCGCGAAATTCTTGTTGAAGGTTTCACCGATAGTACTGGTGCTGCAGACTACAACAAGAATTTGAGCGAACGCCGTGCTGAGGCCGTCGTAGAACAGCTGGTCGACAACGGGCTTGCCGAAGACCGTTTAAGTGCGAAAGGGTATGGTGAGGAGTATCCGGTTGCCTCTAACGATACGGCAGCAGGTCGACAGCAAAACCGCCGGGTGGAATTGGTGGTCGCCAATAAAGCTGATGAAGCGGTAGACGACCGTGTTGCTCAACGTTAG
- a CDS encoding YqaE/Pmp3 family membrane protein — MDLIRVLLSILLPPVGVFLQVGFGLHFWINILLTILGYIPGIVHAIWIIARR; from the coding sequence ATGGATCTTATTCGCGTTTTGCTCTCTATCCTACTCCCCCCAGTCGGGGTATTTTTACAGGTGGGGTTCGGCCTTCATTTCTGGATTAACATTTTGCTGACAATTCTGGGTTACATCCCGGGTATTGTGCATGCAATCTGGATTATCGCGCGACGCTAA
- a CDS encoding ArsR/SmtB family transcription factor has product MNTLDAVFHALGDNTRRAVIARLGDGPASVKELAEPFPMALPSFMKHIAILENSGLITSEKQGRVRTCRLREDNFALAQQWFDAQRDLWESRTDRLADFVENQMMKGKNRDG; this is encoded by the coding sequence ATGAATACATTAGATGCGGTATTTCACGCACTGGGTGACAATACAAGGCGTGCGGTGATCGCTCGTTTGGGTGACGGGCCTGCCTCTGTTAAGGAATTGGCGGAACCTTTTCCGATGGCATTGCCATCGTTTATGAAGCATATCGCTATTTTAGAGAACAGCGGGCTGATTACCTCAGAAAAGCAGGGCCGTGTACGTACCTGTCGCTTGCGCGAGGACAATTTCGCGTTAGCACAGCAGTGGTTCGATGCGCAGCGCGACCTGTGGGAATCCCGCACAGACCGCCTCGCCGATTTCGTTGAAAATCAAATGATGAAAGGAAAAAATCGTGATGGATGA
- the clsB gene encoding cardiolipin synthase ClsB, whose product MKHKKHTASAIEFEAGNKVALLNNGDEFVPDLVEEIARATEEVLIETYEFAEDDVGKSVFDACKKAVANGAEVKLTIDAYGSSDFCSDDFIFDFVKAGIKIYLYEPKHRLPFNAQAYGRLHRKLAVIDNKIGYVGGVNLTEKYTLKFGEDGMRDFMLRIEGPATDQVRKHCLENIPDDEPYKDEATLKPARDQGNTELALTCRDNHVGRRRAIEMCYLDAINEAKHSITLACAYFFPGLRLRHALRKAADRGVKVRLIFQKKPDIPLVLTAARSHYAHFLHHGIEIYEYKTRPLHAKVAAIDDNWCTIGSSNLDPWSLTLNLEANILVKDSTLTRELRGELETLIDESEAINKADYGRCVSLKSIGYRVSWWFFRLLLKFAVLIKVGNPLVRRLRRDGDAIDNTAKRLDGNKQTVEHERIDNRNSERANCT is encoded by the coding sequence ATGAAACATAAAAAACACACGGCTTCGGCCATCGAATTTGAAGCGGGCAACAAGGTTGCATTGCTCAATAACGGCGACGAGTTTGTACCGGACTTGGTCGAGGAAATCGCGCGGGCGACAGAGGAAGTCCTCATCGAGACCTACGAGTTTGCCGAAGACGATGTGGGTAAAAGCGTTTTCGATGCCTGCAAAAAGGCGGTAGCAAATGGCGCAGAGGTAAAACTCACCATTGATGCCTATGGTAGCAGTGATTTTTGTAGCGACGATTTCATTTTTGACTTCGTCAAAGCTGGAATCAAAATTTATCTCTATGAACCCAAGCATCGTTTGCCCTTCAATGCGCAGGCATACGGACGTCTACACCGCAAACTCGCGGTCATCGACAATAAAATTGGCTATGTAGGTGGTGTTAACCTCACAGAGAAATACACTTTGAAGTTTGGTGAAGACGGCATGCGTGACTTCATGCTGCGTATTGAGGGGCCTGCGACCGATCAGGTGCGCAAGCATTGCCTTGAAAATATTCCAGATGACGAACCCTACAAAGATGAAGCGACGTTGAAGCCTGCGAGGGACCAGGGAAATACCGAGCTCGCACTCACTTGCCGAGACAATCATGTGGGGCGAAGGCGAGCTATTGAAATGTGTTACCTCGACGCTATAAACGAGGCAAAACACAGCATCACGCTGGCTTGCGCCTACTTTTTTCCGGGGTTGCGCCTTCGCCACGCCTTGCGCAAAGCGGCAGACCGGGGCGTAAAAGTCCGTTTAATTTTTCAAAAAAAGCCAGATATCCCTCTGGTACTCACAGCGGCCCGGTCGCACTACGCTCACTTTCTACACCATGGAATTGAGATCTACGAGTACAAAACCCGGCCACTCCACGCTAAGGTTGCCGCGATCGACGATAATTGGTGCACGATCGGCTCCAGTAACCTCGACCCCTGGAGCCTTACGCTTAACCTGGAGGCCAATATACTGGTAAAGGACAGCACATTGACCCGTGAGCTGCGCGGGGAGCTGGAAACCTTGATCGACGAAAGCGAGGCAATAAATAAGGCGGACTACGGCCGCTGCGTCTCATTGAAGAGTATCGGCTATCGCGTATCCTGGTGGTTTTTCCGACTCTTGCTTAAATTCGCCGTGCTTATTAAAGTGGGCAATCCGCTAGTGCGTCGCTTACGTCGCGACGGGGATGCCATTGACAACACCGCAAAGCGGCTGGACGGGAACAAACAAACGGTGGAGCACGAACGGATAGACAATCGCAACAGCGAACGGGCGAACTGTACGTAA
- a CDS encoding DUF4112 domain-containing protein — MIKDSKSAQNLAWLLDKSIPLPGGIRIGLDGVIGLIPGVGDFATGAISLWIIAQAKQLGVPKTVLARMIFNTFLDFTLGSIPLIGDLFDIAFKANMRNLELLQKHLDKHEQGVQPR; from the coding sequence ATGATAAAAGACAGTAAATCCGCTCAAAATCTCGCATGGCTGCTGGACAAAAGCATTCCGCTACCCGGTGGTATTAGAATCGGACTCGATGGCGTAATTGGCTTGATTCCTGGCGTCGGCGATTTTGCAACCGGAGCGATATCGCTGTGGATCATCGCGCAAGCGAAGCAACTGGGCGTACCCAAGACGGTGCTTGCTCGCATGATATTCAACACTTTTCTCGATTTTACCCTCGGTTCCATTCCATTAATTGGCGACCTGTTTGACATTGCATTTAAAGCCAATATGCGCAATCTGGAACTGCTGCAAAAACATCTCGACAAACACGAACAGGGCGTACAGCCCAGGTAA
- a CDS encoding YqaA family protein, which produces MEFKSQSAKKWFDKIAQSKHALWLLFALSFLETIIIPIPIELILIPLMAANRDRIWRLATVTTAGCLVASIVGYAVGMAVYESVGKWFIDTMGYQSAYNSYKTFFDSHGFWAVLAVGILPIPFQVAMITAGAAGYSITLFALAAVIARGLRYYGLAFLVKRYGEKAQSLWKKHAIAVSLGAAALLAVMYFGLKWVSQSIM; this is translated from the coding sequence TTGGAATTTAAATCCCAAAGCGCAAAAAAATGGTTCGACAAGATCGCTCAATCAAAGCACGCTCTTTGGCTGTTGTTCGCTTTGTCGTTTCTCGAAACCATTATTATCCCGATTCCAATCGAGCTTATTCTGATTCCCTTAATGGCGGCAAATCGCGACCGAATATGGCGACTGGCAACTGTGACAACGGCTGGTTGCCTGGTTGCCTCCATCGTGGGTTACGCCGTCGGTATGGCGGTGTATGAATCTGTCGGCAAGTGGTTTATCGATACCATGGGCTACCAATCAGCCTATAATTCCTATAAAACGTTTTTCGACAGCCACGGCTTCTGGGCAGTGTTGGCAGTTGGTATATTACCTATACCTTTTCAGGTGGCCATGATTACCGCAGGTGCTGCGGGCTACTCAATTACACTCTTTGCTCTCGCTGCAGTAATCGCACGTGGCCTGCGTTATTACGGGCTCGCATTCCTGGTAAAACGCTATGGAGAAAAAGCGCAGTCCCTGTGGAAAAAACATGCAATTGCCGTCAGCCTCGGTGCTGCTGCTCTTTTGGCAGTGATGTATTTTGGACTCAAGTGGGTTAGCCAAAGCATCATGTGA
- a CDS encoding SRPBCC family protein, with product MDEKLDIEISRVLKAPRDIVWQAWRDPANLVQWWAPKPVVTESIKHEFYSGGGFGTLMRMEDGSEFASEGCFLQVVENEKIIFSDALSGGWRPNASPFMTAIISLEDHPEGTAYSAQVLHNSEEARQRHLDMGFFDGWGTVFEQLDSFVQQLKN from the coding sequence ATGGATGAAAAGTTAGATATCGAAATTAGCCGGGTACTTAAAGCGCCTCGTGACATCGTCTGGCAGGCGTGGCGTGACCCCGCGAACCTGGTGCAATGGTGGGCTCCGAAACCTGTGGTCACCGAATCGATTAAACACGAATTTTACTCGGGTGGCGGTTTCGGAACCTTGATGCGTATGGAAGACGGTTCCGAGTTCGCAAGCGAAGGTTGTTTTTTACAGGTGGTGGAAAATGAGAAAATTATTTTTTCGGATGCGCTAAGTGGCGGTTGGCGACCCAATGCCTCGCCATTTATGACAGCAATAATAAGCTTGGAAGATCACCCAGAGGGCACCGCCTATAGCGCACAGGTGTTACACAATAGTGAAGAAGCCCGTCAGCGGCACCTGGACATGGGCTTTTTCGATGGCTGGGGAACGGTGTTCGAACAACTGGATAGTTTTGTTCAGCAACTTAAAAATTAA
- a CDS encoding DUF2959 domain-containing protein produces MKNKTLQAFCFVGALSACSSAYYGTMEKFGVYKRDIMVDRVQDARKAQDDGEEQFTSALDAFKSVHEFDGGKLEKVYNTLNDEYEDSREAADDISERIDAIESVANAMFREWRKELGEYSSDSLRKKSELRLKQTQVRYEELIAAMHQTESRMQPVLALMLDQVLFLKHNLNAQAIQSLKTEVPKIDADVDRLLNAMQEAIAQADAFIAEMKR; encoded by the coding sequence ATGAAAAACAAAACTCTGCAAGCTTTCTGCTTTGTCGGCGCTTTGAGCGCCTGTTCCAGCGCCTACTACGGCACCATGGAAAAGTTCGGCGTTTACAAACGAGATATTATGGTGGACAGGGTGCAGGATGCGCGCAAAGCGCAGGACGACGGTGAAGAGCAGTTTACCAGCGCACTGGACGCATTCAAATCGGTACATGAATTTGATGGTGGCAAGCTGGAAAAGGTGTACAACACCTTAAATGACGAATATGAAGATTCGCGCGAAGCCGCCGATGACATTAGCGAGCGTATTGACGCGATAGAGAGCGTGGCGAACGCTATGTTCCGCGAGTGGCGTAAAGAGCTGGGGGAATACAGTAGTGACTCTCTGCGCAAAAAAAGCGAATTGCGTTTGAAACAAACGCAGGTGCGCTATGAAGAACTGATAGCTGCGATGCATCAAACCGAATCGCGAATGCAGCCGGTGCTCGCATTGATGCTGGATCAGGTATTATTTTTAAAACACAACCTCAACGCCCAGGCAATTCAATCACTGAAAACGGAAGTGCCAAAAATTGATGCGGATGTGGATCGCCTGTTAAACGCCATGCAAGAGGCTATCGCACAGGCAGACGCGTTCATTGCAGAGATGAAGCGCTAG